Proteins co-encoded in one Acidithiobacillus caldus ATCC 51756 genomic window:
- a CDS encoding tetratricopeptide repeat protein translates to MGKIGQISIVTMVVVFVLSNFPPAIAADAVKVEPAKTKTERSENKAKQAQNIAKKAPGKSSSKEQNAQLDRLAIQARADYWHGNINGAITAYEKLIKEHPQPRWYGELGNIYYQTGRPQLAAKNYYLAAKSLIAEGRPLEAGALLPILQRLDPPLAQELLAQQTRTKEKRK, encoded by the coding sequence ATGGGAAAAATTGGGCAGATTTCCATAGTCACCATGGTCGTTGTTTTTGTCTTGAGCAATTTCCCTCCCGCAATCGCGGCAGATGCCGTGAAGGTAGAGCCGGCAAAAACCAAGACCGAGCGCTCTGAAAACAAAGCAAAACAAGCCCAGAACATCGCAAAGAAGGCGCCAGGGAAATCGTCTTCCAAGGAACAGAACGCGCAGCTGGACCGTCTTGCCATTCAGGCACGAGCAGACTATTGGCATGGGAATATAAATGGTGCCATAACGGCGTATGAGAAACTTATCAAGGAACATCCTCAGCCACGCTGGTATGGTGAACTCGGCAATATCTATTATCAGACCGGACGTCCGCAGCTCGCGGCAAAAAACTACTATCTGGCAGCAAAATCTCTAATCGCCGAGGGTCGTCCTCTCGAAGCCGGTGCTCTGCTACCGATCTTGCAGCGCCTCGACCCTCCTCTTGCACAGGAACTGCTCGCGCAGCAGACACGAACCAAGGAAAAGCGTAAATGA
- a CDS encoding efflux RND transporter permease subunit, translating to MSTCNGSPTPQAPEKKSLGLAGSIARIFINSPLAPLSLVVLLAAGILGLVSTPRASNPQISVPMVDIFVPYPGHSPGEVARMVADPLQQLMSELPGVRHVYSVSNQGEAMVTVRFEVGEHMAPALVAVYNKLAANMDRIPVGAGKPLVRAKGINSVPFMTFTLWSESVGPGTLDEIAQSVLKRLKEVPDTGESFIVHGATDALNIDVQPSRLAAYDLPPQAVAEVVRSANQESQSGSAEGNNQHLAILSGGFLRSPRQVENLVVGVFHGAPVYLSQVASVHYGPIAPHSLVTYSTGAAHRGEPIHNAPAVTIALAKTAGSNAVSVAEALIARIHSLEGSVIPENVHVSITRDDGKTANDKVNSLLFKLLVATAAVSALIFLTLGWRAAAVVVITIPLILLITVFAAWLLGITINRVSLFGLIFSIGILVDDSIVIVENVYRRWLQENNTSTETLIDAVREVGNPTILATFTVIAALLPMGFVGGMMGPYMAPIPVLGSVAMLSSLLIAFALAPWLIVRFKPNLRVLEKMHHREARQAAWLRKFFAQTLIPLVRRKLYGRLFLAGIVVAFFGSLALFVVEWVPFTMLPHDNSDEFDVVVNMPAGTALADTANATYAIEERLRGMRDVVALQSYVGTPEPYDFNGMVRHYYLRNQPWQAMIHVQLVDSGDRSASSSTLAKEARRRIEAVAQSWGARLQVVQTPPGPPVLAPVVAEVYGPSAAVRDAVAKHLTTVFEHSRNLTDVNNTLMAPHDLLAFRVDATRAGMAGISNATVNDTLALVMGGYELGDFHPYGQTLAVPIFLQAPLYLRSNVQNLANLPIPSPHYGVVPLYSLGNFQRVPAEAPIYQQDLRPVQYVMADTQGRLDAPLYGMLEVQSALRHYLAPTGKALGIDWISQPSGDRAAIKWGGAWTVTYTTFRDMGAAFLVALVLIYMLVVWEFGNFIIPAIIMVPIPLTLIGILPGHWLFGASFTATSMIGFIALAGIIVRNSILLVDYSQQRVAEGYPVLDALIEACATRTRPIVITALALMLGSAEIITSPIFRGMGISLLFGVMVSTILTLLVIPMGCVSGRRAFCPASIDLDNGTMRGKPPFPMSRRNWIVVHPGEMPLTRSEKVDSGTRPQRTKHRGGNGFALLSLIWHSLWEDLRAFVTAWRRFLTRLFTK from the coding sequence ATGAGCACCTGCAACGGCAGTCCCACTCCGCAAGCGCCGGAGAAGAAAAGCCTTGGTCTCGCAGGCAGCATTGCCCGTATTTTCATCAACTCGCCTTTGGCGCCGCTCTCGCTCGTGGTGCTGCTCGCCGCCGGTATTCTGGGCTTGGTTTCCACACCGCGGGCATCCAATCCGCAGATATCCGTGCCCATGGTGGACATCTTCGTGCCCTACCCTGGGCATTCGCCCGGAGAAGTCGCACGCATGGTCGCAGACCCCCTGCAGCAGCTGATGAGCGAACTGCCGGGCGTGCGCCACGTGTATTCGGTTTCCAATCAGGGCGAGGCCATGGTCACGGTGCGCTTTGAGGTGGGCGAACACATGGCCCCGGCTCTGGTGGCGGTGTACAACAAACTCGCCGCAAACATGGATCGTATCCCCGTCGGGGCGGGCAAGCCCCTGGTGCGCGCCAAGGGTATCAACAGCGTCCCCTTCATGACCTTTACGCTCTGGTCCGAGAGTGTGGGCCCGGGAACCCTCGATGAAATCGCCCAGAGCGTATTGAAGCGCTTGAAGGAGGTTCCCGACACTGGCGAGAGCTTTATCGTTCACGGCGCTACCGACGCGCTGAATATCGATGTGCAGCCAAGCCGTTTGGCGGCCTATGACCTGCCGCCCCAGGCCGTTGCCGAGGTGGTGCGCTCCGCCAATCAGGAGTCGCAAAGTGGCAGCGCCGAGGGTAACAACCAGCATTTGGCGATTCTGAGCGGTGGTTTCCTGCGCAGCCCACGGCAGGTTGAGAATCTCGTCGTCGGCGTCTTCCATGGGGCACCGGTGTACCTCTCCCAGGTGGCGAGCGTGCACTACGGTCCCATCGCTCCCCACAGCCTCGTTACCTACAGCACCGGTGCAGCGCACAGGGGCGAGCCGATTCACAACGCTCCAGCGGTGACCATTGCCCTGGCCAAGACGGCCGGCAGCAATGCCGTGAGCGTTGCCGAGGCGCTGATTGCGCGGATCCATTCCCTGGAGGGGTCTGTCATTCCAGAGAATGTCCACGTCAGCATCACTCGGGATGACGGCAAGACCGCCAACGACAAGGTCAACTCACTCCTCTTCAAGCTGTTGGTGGCCACTGCTGCCGTCAGCGCACTCATTTTTCTCACCCTGGGCTGGCGCGCTGCCGCCGTTGTCGTCATCACCATTCCGCTGATCTTGTTGATTACGGTGTTCGCGGCGTGGCTTTTGGGCATCACCATCAATCGCGTCAGCCTTTTTGGACTCATCTTCTCCATCGGTATTCTGGTCGACGACTCCATCGTCATCGTCGAAAACGTCTATCGTCGTTGGCTACAAGAGAACAACACTTCGACGGAAACCCTCATCGACGCCGTACGCGAAGTGGGGAATCCCACCATCCTGGCTACCTTCACGGTCATTGCAGCCCTGCTGCCCATGGGCTTCGTGGGCGGCATGATGGGTCCGTACATGGCTCCGATTCCGGTGCTGGGATCCGTGGCCATGCTCTCTTCCTTACTCATCGCCTTTGCTCTGGCGCCGTGGTTGATCGTGCGCTTCAAGCCCAATCTGCGGGTGCTCGAAAAGATGCACCATCGCGAGGCACGGCAAGCGGCCTGGTTGCGCAAATTCTTCGCCCAGACCCTGATTCCGCTGGTACGGCGCAAGCTCTACGGCCGATTGTTTCTCGCCGGTATCGTCGTCGCCTTCTTCGGGAGCTTAGCCTTGTTCGTGGTGGAATGGGTGCCTTTCACCATGCTCCCCCACGATAATTCCGATGAATTCGATGTGGTGGTGAACATGCCCGCGGGCACTGCACTGGCCGATACCGCCAACGCGACCTACGCCATTGAGGAAAGGCTACGGGGCATGCGCGATGTCGTTGCCCTGCAAAGCTACGTGGGCACGCCGGAACCCTACGATTTCAATGGGATGGTTCGCCACTACTACCTGCGTAACCAGCCTTGGCAGGCCATGATCCACGTGCAGTTGGTGGACAGCGGCGATCGCTCTGCTTCCAGTTCGACTTTGGCCAAGGAGGCGCGACGGCGTATCGAAGCCGTGGCGCAGAGCTGGGGAGCACGGCTTCAGGTGGTGCAGACGCCGCCGGGTCCTCCGGTGTTGGCGCCCGTGGTGGCCGAGGTCTACGGTCCATCAGCAGCGGTTCGGGATGCGGTGGCCAAACATCTGACCACGGTCTTTGAACACAGCAGGAACCTGACGGACGTCAATAACACCCTGATGGCGCCCCACGACCTGCTTGCCTTCCGTGTGGATGCCACCCGCGCCGGCATGGCAGGAATCAGCAACGCCACGGTCAACGATACCCTGGCCCTGGTCATGGGCGGCTACGAGCTGGGGGATTTCCATCCCTACGGACAGACTCTGGCGGTACCGATTTTCCTGCAGGCACCTCTGTATCTACGCAGCAATGTACAGAATCTGGCCAACCTGCCGATTCCTTCGCCGCACTACGGGGTGGTGCCACTGTACAGTCTGGGCAATTTCCAGCGCGTCCCCGCAGAGGCGCCCATATACCAGCAGGATCTTCGCCCGGTGCAATACGTCATGGCGGATACCCAGGGACGTCTCGATGCCCCTCTGTACGGCATGCTCGAAGTCCAGTCCGCCCTACGTCACTACCTAGCGCCCACGGGCAAGGCTCTGGGAATCGACTGGATCAGTCAGCCGAGTGGGGACCGTGCCGCCATCAAATGGGGGGGGGCATGGACGGTGACGTATACCACCTTCCGCGATATGGGCGCGGCTTTCCTGGTCGCCCTGGTGCTGATCTACATGCTGGTGGTCTGGGAGTTCGGCAATTTCATCATTCCTGCCATCATCATGGTCCCCATTCCATTGACCTTGATCGGGATTTTGCCGGGACACTGGCTCTTTGGCGCCAGTTTTACCGCTACTTCGATGATCGGCTTCATCGCGTTGGCCGGTATCATCGTGCGCAATTCGATCCTCTTGGTGGATTACTCCCAGCAGCGGGTCGCCGAGGGCTATCCCGTGCTCGATGCGCTGATCGAAGCCTGTGCCACCCGTACCCGTCCCATCGTCATTACCGCTCTGGCACTGATGCTGGGCTCGGCGGAGATCATCACCTCACCCATTTTCCGCGGCATGGGTATCTCCCTGCTCTTTGGGGTGATGGTGTCGACCATTCTCACCCTGCTGGTCATTCCCATGGGTTGCGTCAGTGGTCGCCGCGCTTTTTGTCCGGCCAGTATCGACCTGGATAACGGCACGATGAGGGGGAAGCCACCATTTCCCATGAGTCGCCGCAACTGGATCGTCGTCCATCCTGGGGAGATGCCCCTTACCCGTAGCGAAAAGGTGGACAGCGGCACCCGTCCGCAGCGGACGAAGCATCGCGGCGGCAATGGTTTTGCCCTGCTGTCATTGATCTGGCATAGCCTTTGGGAGGATCTCCGGGCTTTTGTCACCGCGTGGCGCCGTTTTCTTACGCGCCTGTTCACGAAGTAA
- a CDS encoding sigma-54 interaction domain-containing protein, with amino-acid sequence MTDLDSKTRDVLLAVMPQLIDNIPFGMMIADQQGNILYFNSVADQFLGINRATHLREIPHLQLQKEIVRASISAGHGDAVSRPAESCVSWDRVVTNDNETRILALRTRMVRQRDRKYRVFFIEDVTTLRQAERSLSGESRAGIHSRDPQMLRAIELIEQVAQSDASVLIQGESGTGKGMLARLLHDSSLRARKPLVEVNCAAIPENLWEAEFFGAAKGAYTGAVGDRIGRFAAADGGTLFLDEISELSKPHQAKLLKVLEEQSFEPIGSMKTRKVDVRVVAATNQGLKAAVERGDFRADLFYRLNVIPVHVPPLRERRSDIILLAEYFLAKFGGRNARKLGSQVKHLLLDYPWPGNVRELRNIMEYTSICATGNEVELADLPQDFVERVQKNQIGQGQASAGPLDEERDALINLLQKHANNRSAVARELGIDRVTLWRRMTRLGLSNVSEV; translated from the coding sequence ATGACTGACCTCGATAGCAAGACTCGGGACGTCCTGTTGGCCGTCATGCCGCAACTGATAGACAATATCCCGTTCGGCATGATGATTGCCGATCAACAGGGAAACATTCTGTATTTCAATTCCGTTGCGGATCAGTTCTTGGGGATCAATCGGGCCACCCATTTACGTGAGATTCCACATTTACAATTGCAGAAGGAGATCGTGCGGGCGTCCATTTCCGCTGGTCATGGGGATGCGGTAAGTCGTCCTGCGGAAAGTTGCGTCAGTTGGGATCGCGTGGTGACCAACGACAACGAAACCCGGATCCTCGCCTTGCGCACCCGCATGGTACGACAACGGGATCGAAAGTATCGGGTCTTTTTCATCGAAGACGTAACGACCCTGCGGCAGGCTGAACGCAGCCTCTCCGGCGAGTCACGCGCGGGCATCCACAGTCGCGACCCGCAGATGTTGCGCGCCATCGAGTTGATCGAACAAGTGGCGCAAAGCGACGCCAGCGTCCTCATCCAAGGCGAGTCAGGGACCGGAAAGGGAATGCTCGCCCGTCTGCTCCACGACAGCAGCCTGCGCGCCCGCAAACCTTTGGTCGAGGTCAACTGCGCCGCCATTCCCGAGAATCTCTGGGAGGCGGAATTTTTCGGTGCTGCCAAAGGTGCGTACACGGGCGCAGTCGGCGATCGCATCGGACGATTTGCCGCGGCCGATGGCGGCACGCTGTTTCTGGATGAGATCAGCGAACTGAGCAAACCGCATCAGGCAAAATTGCTGAAGGTTCTGGAGGAACAGTCCTTTGAGCCCATTGGCTCGATGAAAACTCGCAAGGTGGATGTGCGAGTGGTAGCCGCAACCAACCAGGGGCTGAAGGCGGCGGTAGAGCGCGGTGATTTTCGTGCCGATCTCTTCTATCGACTCAACGTCATACCCGTGCACGTCCCACCGCTGCGGGAGCGGCGTTCGGATATCATCCTGCTTGCCGAGTATTTTCTTGCCAAGTTTGGCGGACGCAACGCGCGTAAACTCGGTTCCCAGGTCAAGCACCTGCTCCTCGACTACCCTTGGCCGGGCAATGTGCGCGAGCTTCGCAATATCATGGAGTACACCAGCATCTGCGCCACGGGCAACGAGGTCGAACTGGCCGATTTACCGCAGGATTTTGTCGAGCGAGTACAGAAAAACCAGATCGGTCAGGGTCAAGCCTCGGCGGGACCCTTGGACGAGGAGCGCGACGCCTTGATCAATCTGCTTCAGAAACATGCCAATAACCGCAGTGCCGTAGCCCGAGAGCTTGGTATCGATCGAGTTACCTTGTGGCGACGCATGACCCGCCTGGGCCTGAGTAACGTGAGCGAGGTTTGA
- a CDS encoding sigma-54-dependent transcriptional regulator, with translation MADPLLIIEDEIFLGREMRRYFEKEGWEVHWVERIADAEQILKEGLNPLVTLADLNLPDGNSLDLLEKTRERGGGGEWIFLTAYGSVPDSVRALRLGAYDFLEKPCEMERLDMVLRSAARGARAQRRVADDTSHRSQRYHPNSFLGDSPAALRVREILGRLGQVPYSALIISGETGTGKGLAARILHYSGQRSDGPLIELNCAALPRELLESELFGYEPGAFTGASSRHRGLVEQAHGGSLFLDEISEMDLDLQAKLLKVIEDKSLRRLGADRVQQVDVRFLAASNRDLDAMVAAGRFRADLYHRLSVVRLELPPLRERKQDLRILVPHFIAEFNAQAGKRVRYVSPAVWEALEHYDWPGNVRELRNVVERGVLFSEGEELPLEWLQLPGRGATSCPAPGSCPVEDDRQIILPIDGSMDLDSMERLILQRVLQRTDHNVTQAARVLGVTRETLRYRIRKYALMEDGDA, from the coding sequence ATTTCGAGAAGGAAGGCTGGGAGGTGCACTGGGTCGAGCGCATAGCCGACGCCGAGCAGATCCTCAAGGAGGGCCTGAATCCCCTGGTTACCCTGGCGGACCTCAACCTGCCGGACGGCAACAGCCTTGATCTTCTCGAAAAGACCCGTGAGCGCGGTGGGGGCGGTGAGTGGATCTTTTTGACCGCCTACGGTAGCGTGCCCGACTCCGTCCGCGCCCTGCGCCTGGGCGCTTACGATTTTCTGGAGAAGCCCTGCGAGATGGAGCGCCTCGACATGGTCCTGCGCTCGGCGGCGCGCGGCGCCCGGGCACAGCGGCGGGTGGCCGACGACACGAGTCATCGCTCCCAGCGCTATCATCCCAACAGCTTCCTTGGCGATAGCCCTGCCGCCCTGCGGGTACGGGAAATCCTGGGACGCCTGGGACAGGTCCCGTACAGCGCCCTGATCATTTCCGGCGAAACAGGGACGGGCAAGGGCCTTGCAGCGCGCATCCTGCACTACAGCGGGCAGCGCTCCGATGGTCCGCTGATCGAGCTGAACTGTGCCGCTCTGCCCCGGGAGTTGCTGGAGTCGGAGCTTTTTGGTTACGAACCCGGCGCCTTCACCGGCGCCAGTTCGCGCCATCGCGGGCTGGTGGAGCAGGCCCATGGCGGTAGCCTATTTCTGGATGAGATCTCCGAAATGGACCTGGATCTCCAGGCCAAACTCCTCAAGGTCATTGAAGACAAAAGCCTACGGCGATTGGGGGCGGATCGGGTGCAGCAGGTGGACGTGCGCTTTTTGGCAGCCAGCAATCGCGATCTGGACGCCATGGTGGCAGCGGGACGCTTCCGGGCCGACCTCTACCACCGCCTCAGCGTCGTCCGCCTCGAGTTGCCGCCTCTGCGCGAGCGCAAGCAGGATCTGCGTATTCTCGTTCCCCACTTCATCGCCGAATTCAATGCTCAGGCAGGCAAGCGCGTGCGTTACGTCAGCCCCGCCGTCTGGGAGGCTCTGGAGCACTACGACTGGCCCGGCAACGTGCGCGAGCTGCGCAACGTGGTGGAGCGGGGCGTGCTCTTTTCCGAGGGCGAGGAACTGCCCTTGGAATGGCTGCAACTTCCGGGACGCGGCGCCACATCCTGTCCTGCACCGGGATCCTGTCCCGTGGAGGATGACCGGCAGATCATCCTTCCCATCGACGGCAGCATGGATCTCGACAGCATGGAACGTCTGATCCTGCAGCGGGTGCTCCAGCGCACCGACCATAATGTGACCCAAGCAGCGCGGGTCCTGGGCGTCACCCGGGAGACGCTACGGTATCGCATCCGCAAATACGCACTGATGGAAGACGGCGACGCCTGA